One Deefgea tanakiae genomic region harbors:
- the uvrC gene encoding excinuclease ABC subunit UvrC, with translation MDNTSQHGEAEALHARLLIIVKNLPDLPGVYRYLASDGTVLYVGKAKSLKKRVSSYFQKNDQSPRIRLMLAQVASIETTVVRSEAEALVLENNLIKALSPRYNILFRDDKSYPYVMLSGHRSPRLAYYRGTLDKKNTYFGPFPNGYVVKESIQLLQKVFLLRTCEDSVFGNRSRPCLLHQIKRCSAPCVDLISPEDYRQDVANATLFLTGKETEVISALELKMKSLAAEWQFEAAAAVRDQIQALSQVQERQFVSSNTSEMDADIVACVESEGVLCVNLAMVRGGRHVGDKNLFPSHADEYTPSAAIHAFLAQHYLERSTPGMILCSPEPDESIVLAQLLSEQAQRKVLINCNPNGERRIWLEMSRRNAEQAILQRKGQQASQAGRLSALIEALGLPDETQRLECFDISHTMGEATVASCVVYDRQAMQPKEYRRYNIATDTSGVAKDGFLPITPGDDYAAMRQVLTRRYEKVAAGEGVMPDVILIDGGKGQLGIAIDVMNEIGLTSPWLVGVAKGETRKPGLEQLLVPRTGNTVQLRRDHPGLHLVQQIRDEAHRFAITGHRARRAKARVSSSLEEVEGVGPKRRQKLLARFGGLQGVKAASVDELMQVEGINQALADKIHAALRG, from the coding sequence ATGGATAACACATCTCAACATGGTGAAGCTGAAGCGCTCCACGCTCGCTTGCTCATTATTGTTAAAAACTTGCCCGATTTGCCTGGCGTGTATCGTTATTTGGCTAGCGATGGCACGGTGCTGTACGTCGGCAAGGCTAAAAGCCTCAAAAAGCGCGTCAGCTCCTATTTTCAAAAAAACGACCAAAGTCCGCGTATCCGCTTAATGCTGGCGCAAGTTGCGAGCATTGAAACAACGGTAGTCCGCTCGGAAGCAGAGGCTTTAGTTCTTGAAAATAATTTAATTAAAGCTTTAAGTCCTCGCTATAACATCCTGTTTCGTGACGATAAATCGTATCCTTACGTGATGTTGAGTGGTCATCGCAGCCCACGCCTGGCTTACTATCGCGGCACGCTCGATAAGAAAAACACTTATTTTGGTCCGTTTCCGAATGGCTATGTGGTCAAAGAAAGTATTCAGCTGCTGCAAAAGGTTTTTTTGCTTCGCACCTGCGAAGACTCAGTGTTTGGTAATCGTTCACGACCCTGTTTGCTACACCAAATCAAGCGTTGCTCTGCCCCTTGTGTCGATCTGATTTCTCCCGAGGATTATCGGCAAGACGTTGCTAATGCCACTCTATTTTTGACCGGAAAAGAAACAGAAGTCATCTCAGCGCTCGAGCTTAAAATGAAGTCCTTGGCGGCGGAATGGCAATTTGAGGCTGCGGCGGCAGTCCGTGATCAAATTCAGGCTTTGTCTCAAGTTCAAGAGCGGCAATTCGTGTCGTCTAATACCAGTGAAATGGATGCGGATATTGTCGCCTGTGTTGAGAGTGAAGGTGTTTTGTGTGTGAATTTAGCAATGGTGCGCGGTGGACGCCATGTCGGGGATAAAAATTTATTTCCAAGCCATGCAGATGAATACACACCGAGTGCAGCTATCCATGCTTTTTTAGCACAGCACTATCTAGAACGCAGCACGCCGGGAATGATTTTGTGTTCGCCCGAGCCGGATGAGTCGATCGTTCTCGCTCAGTTACTCTCAGAGCAGGCGCAGCGCAAGGTGCTGATTAATTGCAATCCTAATGGTGAGCGACGTATCTGGCTGGAGATGTCTAGACGCAACGCAGAGCAGGCAATACTTCAGAGGAAAGGTCAGCAAGCCAGCCAAGCGGGGCGTTTAAGTGCATTGATTGAGGCGCTGGGTTTGCCTGATGAAACACAGCGATTAGAGTGTTTTGATATTTCTCACACGATGGGTGAGGCAACCGTGGCATCCTGCGTGGTGTACGACAGGCAGGCTATGCAGCCTAAAGAATATCGTCGCTACAATATTGCGACCGACACCTCTGGCGTTGCCAAAGATGGTTTCTTGCCGATTACCCCAGGAGACGATTATGCCGCGATGCGCCAAGTATTGACCCGGCGCTATGAAAAAGTCGCTGCGGGTGAGGGCGTGATGCCTGATGTGATTTTGATTGATGGCGGCAAGGGACAGCTTGGTATTGCGATTGACGTTATGAATGAAATTGGCTTGACCTCGCCTTGGTTGGTCGGCGTGGCAAAAGGCGAGACACGCAAGCCAGGTTTGGAGCAATTGCTCGTGCCGCGCACTGGAAACACGGTACAATTGCGCCGCGACCACCCAGGCCTGCATTTAGTTCAACAAATTCGCGATGAAGCGCATCGTTTTGCGATAACCGGTCATCGGGCGCGCCGAGCGAAGGCGCGAGTCAGTTCGAGTCTAGAAGAGGTTGAAGGTGTTGGGCCAAAACGGCGGCAAAAGTTGCTGGCTCGTTTTGGTGGTTTGCAGGGGGTCAAAGCTGCGAGTGTTGATGAGTTAATGCAGGTTGAAGGCATTAATCAGGCACTGGCTGATAAAATTCACGCCGCATTGCGCGGCTAA
- a CDS encoding phosphatidylglycerophosphatase A family protein: MKKQAIVAVNARFLFSHPAHFIALGFGSGLAKVAPGTWGTIAALPLFALLQMGFSNLTIALFCIPAFALGVWASEVTGRALGVSDYGGIVIDEIVAMWLVLCVAPASIAGWVLAFVLFRLFDVLKPWPIRWLDQYVKGGFGVMIDDILAAVFAIIPLVLLAPYL, from the coding sequence ATGAAAAAACAAGCTATCGTTGCGGTGAATGCACGTTTTCTTTTTTCACATCCAGCTCACTTTATTGCACTTGGTTTTGGCAGTGGTTTAGCAAAAGTTGCACCGGGTACGTGGGGCACCATAGCGGCCCTACCTTTATTTGCTTTGTTGCAAATGGGTTTTTCTAACTTAACAATCGCGCTGTTTTGTATTCCCGCATTTGCGCTTGGCGTTTGGGCCTCCGAAGTTACAGGGCGTGCACTTGGCGTCAGCGATTATGGCGGCATCGTTATCGATGAGATCGTTGCGATGTGGTTAGTTTTGTGTGTTGCACCAGCATCAATAGCGGGCTGGGTGTTGGCATTTGTGCTATTTCGCCTGTTTGATGTTCTTAAACCTTGGCCAATCCGCTGGCTGGATCAATATGTGAAAGGTGGCTTTGGTGTCATGATTGACGATATTTTGGCCGCCGTATTCGCAATCATTCCTTTAGTATTGCTTGCACCTTATCTTTGA
- the thiL gene encoding thiamine-phosphate kinase, whose amino-acid sequence MNEFDLIAKYFTRPTPDVDLGVGDDAALISVSAGHQLAISVDMLVAGRHFFADADPERLGHKCLAVNLSDMAAMGAKPTWFTLSLALPEMNEPWLAAFSRGMFALADQFGVPLIGGDTTRGPLSISIQIAGEVPKGAALLRSGALVGDDIWVSGPLGAAAAAVMHRTGRVELPAAIALRCDLRLDLPTPRVALGQALRGLANSAMDISDGLLGDLAHICEQSQVMAIIDFNKVPQAIELNSLNSILVAEASLAGGDDYELCFTASPANRAEIETLGSALSTPLFRVGSIATFDANQPMVQVIDTQGQRMNLAFSGFDHFK is encoded by the coding sequence GTGAATGAATTCGATTTAATTGCCAAATACTTCACCCGTCCTACGCCAGATGTTGATCTTGGCGTAGGCGATGATGCCGCCCTTATTTCTGTTAGCGCGGGTCATCAACTTGCCATCTCCGTCGATATGCTGGTCGCTGGCCGACATTTTTTTGCCGATGCAGATCCTGAACGCCTTGGGCATAAGTGTTTGGCGGTCAATTTGTCAGATATGGCTGCGATGGGGGCTAAACCAACGTGGTTTACTTTGTCTTTGGCACTGCCAGAAATGAATGAACCTTGGCTGGCTGCATTTAGTCGTGGCATGTTTGCGCTAGCAGACCAATTTGGTGTACCGCTCATTGGTGGTGATACCACACGTGGGCCGCTGTCGATTTCAATTCAAATTGCTGGTGAAGTGCCTAAGGGCGCTGCGTTACTGCGTAGCGGCGCTCTAGTAGGTGATGATATTTGGGTGTCGGGGCCACTCGGCGCTGCAGCCGCCGCTGTGATGCACCGCACTGGGCGCGTTGAATTGCCCGCTGCAATTGCTTTGCGTTGTGACTTGCGCTTGGATTTGCCAACGCCCCGAGTGGCGCTAGGGCAAGCGTTGCGAGGACTGGCTAATTCTGCGATGGATATCTCGGATGGTCTATTGGGTGACTTGGCACATATTTGTGAGCAATCACAGGTAATGGCAATAATTGACTTTAACAAGGTTCCGCAGGCTATTGAATTAAATAGTTTAAATTCAATATTGGTTGCCGAGGCTTCTCTAGCTGGAGGTGATGATTACGAATTGTGTTTTACTGCGTCACCAGCGAACCGTGCTGAGATAGAAACGTTGGGTTCGGCATTGAGTACTCCATTGTTTCGTGTTGGCAGTATTGCGACTTTTGATGCTAATCAGCCCATGGTGCAAGTTATCGATACACAAGGGCAGCGAATGAATTTAGCTTTTTCTGGTTTTGATCATTTCAAATGA
- the nusB gene encoding transcription antitermination factor NusB, with product MTEASTPNAPAAPRPKPKSARRRAREFAMQGIYQWLMTNDTGSNIDRYLRDSTPYFPKCDEILFRAVLFGVIKDIGPLTKALEPHAERPLDEVSIVEMAVLYVAAFEIISMPETPYPVIINEAIELTKSFGGADGHRFVNGVLDKLAALVRADEFAAAAAKRRNG from the coding sequence ATGACCGAAGCAAGTACACCTAACGCACCTGCAGCACCACGCCCGAAACCAAAATCAGCGCGCCGTCGTGCTCGTGAATTTGCGATGCAAGGCATTTACCAGTGGCTCATGACCAACGATACCGGTAGCAATATTGACCGCTATTTGCGCGATAGCACGCCGTACTTTCCAAAGTGCGATGAAATTTTGTTTCGTGCTGTTTTGTTTGGCGTCATCAAAGACATCGGCCCATTGACCAAAGCACTCGAGCCGCATGCTGAGCGCCCGCTAGATGAGGTGAGCATTGTTGAGATGGCCGTATTGTATGTTGCCGCATTTGAAATCATCTCAATGCCAGAAACACCTTACCCTGTGATCATTAACGAAGCGATCGAATTAACGAAATCATTCGGCGGTGCCGATGGTCATCGTTTTGTGAATGGTGTATTGGATAAGTTGGCGGCCTTGGTGCGTGCGGATGAGTTTGCCGCTGCAGCCGCCAAACGCCGTAACGGCTAA
- the ribH gene encoding 6,7-dimethyl-8-ribityllumazine synthase, protein MLKSIPTIAANLSGAGLRVGVVMSRFNTPVCEGLRDVCLAELVALGVAEQDILLVSVAGALEIPIVLQTMAESDRFDALIALGAVIRGDTYHFELVANESGAGVTRVGLDCGIAIANAILTTDTDEQAEVRIQEKGRDAARTVVETANLLKALQA, encoded by the coding sequence ATGTTGAAAAGTATCCCTACAATTGCTGCCAATCTGTCTGGCGCTGGTTTGCGCGTTGGCGTCGTTATGAGCCGATTTAATACGCCGGTCTGCGAAGGTTTGCGTGATGTTTGTTTGGCTGAGTTAGTCGCGTTGGGCGTGGCCGAGCAAGATATTCTATTGGTCAGCGTTGCTGGCGCATTGGAAATCCCTATCGTGCTGCAAACCATGGCAGAAAGCGATCGCTTTGATGCTTTGATCGCTCTTGGTGCGGTAATTCGTGGCGACACATACCATTTTGAATTAGTCGCCAATGAGTCTGGCGCTGGTGTGACTCGCGTTGGCTTAGATTGCGGCATCGCAATTGCAAATGCCATCTTAACCACCGATACCGACGAACAAGCAGAAGTACGAATCCAAGAAAAGGGCCGTGATGCGGCTCGCACTGTCGTTGAAACGGCTAATTTATTAAAGGCATTACAAGCATGA
- the ribBA gene encoding bifunctional 3,4-dihydroxy-2-butanone-4-phosphate synthase/GTP cyclohydrolase II, with amino-acid sequence MTVNISPVQEIVAELRAGRMVILVDEEDRENEGDLVLAADFVTPEAINFMAKFGRGLVCLTLSQERCQLLNLPTMVKNNGSSFGTNFTASIEAAEGVTTGISAHDRALTIKKAVAFGAKATDLVSPGHVFPIMAQPGGVLVRAGHTEAGCDLAMMAGLTPASVICEIMNEDGTMARLPELLVFAKEHQLKIGTIADLIHYRSQTESLVECVGRRKVRTFAGEFDMAVYRDKLTAATHLALIKGQPTPEEEVLVRVHEPLSVMDWIDLDSRSHSWNIESTLTAINEAGKGVVILLHRAELGSDVLGRALPELKLNQVQKWDLRTYGIGAQMLKDLGVGRMRLMSPERKIPSMMGFGLEITAFEAPKGK; translated from the coding sequence ATGACCGTTAATATTTCCCCAGTTCAAGAAATTGTTGCTGAGTTACGTGCTGGTCGTATGGTTATTCTGGTTGATGAAGAAGACCGAGAAAATGAAGGCGACTTGGTGTTAGCTGCCGACTTTGTTACACCAGAAGCCATTAACTTCATGGCTAAGTTTGGCCGCGGCCTGGTTTGTCTCACATTGAGTCAAGAGCGCTGTCAGCTATTGAATTTGCCGACAATGGTAAAAAACAATGGCTCATCATTTGGTACGAATTTTACTGCGTCGATTGAAGCCGCCGAAGGTGTAACGACGGGTATTTCCGCACATGACCGCGCCTTGACGATTAAAAAAGCGGTTGCCTTTGGTGCCAAAGCTACTGATTTAGTCTCTCCGGGTCATGTATTTCCGATCATGGCTCAGCCGGGTGGTGTTTTGGTGCGCGCGGGGCATACGGAAGCCGGATGTGACTTGGCGATGATGGCGGGTTTAACGCCGGCATCGGTCATCTGCGAAATCATGAACGAAGACGGCACGATGGCACGTTTGCCTGAGTTGCTAGTTTTTGCAAAAGAGCACCAACTTAAAATCGGTACGATTGCAGATTTAATCCATTACCGCAGCCAAACTGAATCACTCGTCGAATGCGTGGGGCGTCGCAAGGTGCGCACCTTTGCTGGCGAGTTTGACATGGCGGTTTATCGCGACAAGCTAACCGCAGCAACGCATCTGGCGCTTATCAAAGGACAACCTACACCCGAAGAAGAGGTTTTAGTTCGTGTGCATGAGCCGCTGTCGGTGATGGATTGGATTGACCTTGACTCTCGCTCGCACTCTTGGAATATTGAATCTACTCTCACTGCAATCAATGAAGCGGGGAAAGGCGTTGTGATTTTATTGCATCGCGCCGAATTGGGTAGTGATGTTTTAGGTCGGGCATTGCCAGAATTGAAACTCAATCAAGTACAGAAGTGGGATTTGCGTACCTATGGTATTGGCGCGCAGATGTTGAAAGACCTCGGTGTTGGACGTATGCGTCTAATGTCGCCAGAAAGAAAAATCCCAAGCATGATGGGTTTTGGCCTAGAAATTACCGCCTTTGAGGCGCCAAAAGGAAAATAG
- a CDS encoding riboflavin synthase subunit alpha yields the protein MFTGIVQGVARIKSVLDREGIRTLDIAFPDGFCADIQIGASVAIDGVCLTVTQIEPDNRLFFDVMLQSLMITTLAQYGVGSDVNAERAAKDGAEIGGHPLSGHVDFTATVLQVRKDENNYCMRIAVPKEALRYIFAKGYIAINGASLTVSEVNKAEGWFEVWLIPETRRMTVFEHKIVGDRLNVEIERATQVVVDTVRECLEERLGSLLPALESLLAQQGVDINALALSPAKEEK from the coding sequence ATGTTTACTGGAATTGTTCAAGGCGTAGCACGGATCAAGTCAGTGCTTGATCGTGAAGGCATTCGCACCTTAGATATTGCCTTTCCCGATGGGTTTTGTGCTGATATTCAGATTGGGGCGAGTGTCGCTATTGACGGAGTTTGCCTGACGGTAACGCAGATTGAGCCTGATAATCGACTGTTTTTTGATGTGATGCTACAAAGCTTGATGATTACTACTTTGGCTCAGTACGGTGTCGGTAGCGATGTTAATGCAGAACGCGCAGCAAAAGATGGCGCTGAAATTGGTGGTCATCCATTATCGGGCCATGTTGATTTTACTGCGACCGTTTTGCAAGTGCGTAAAGATGAAAATAACTACTGCATGCGGATTGCTGTGCCGAAAGAGGCGCTGCGCTATATTTTTGCCAAAGGCTATATCGCTATTAATGGTGCGAGCCTGACTGTTTCAGAAGTAAACAAAGCAGAAGGCTGGTTTGAAGTGTGGCTAATCCCTGAAACGCGCCGCATGACCGTTTTTGAGCACAAAATAGTCGGTGATCGGCTCAATGTCGAGATCGAGCGAGCGACTCAAGTTGTGGTAGACACGGTTCGTGAGTGTCTTGAGGAACGACTGGGTTCTTTATTGCCCGCTTTAGAGTCTTTGCTGGCGCAGCAAGGTGTTGATATCAATGCGCTGGCTTTGTCTCCGGCTAAGGAAGAAAAATGA
- a CDS encoding YfgJ family double zinc ribbon protein — MSEQQPILCPDCGKPVEVLMACGAKSYFCNHCNELKSSQRIRGANPDLFEEKQ, encoded by the coding sequence GTGTCGGAACAACAACCTATCCTGTGTCCAGATTGTGGCAAGCCTGTTGAGGTGTTGATGGCTTGCGGAGCAAAGAGTTATTTTTGCAATCACTGCAATGAGTTGAAATCATCACAGCGAATTCGAGGCGCTAATCCTGATCTATTCGAGGAAAAACAATAA
- the ribD gene encoding bifunctional diaminohydroxyphosphoribosylaminopyrimidine deaminase/5-amino-6-(5-phosphoribosylamino)uracil reductase RibD, with product MVQALDFSMMAKALHYAALGERNSSPNPCVGCVIVKDAEIIGHGHSQVAGGAHAEVMALAMAGEAALGATVYVTLEPCSHFGKTPPCANALIAAGVARVVVALRDPNPLVAGQGLARLEQAGIEVEFGVLHDAALEHHKGFFNRMILKKPWVRIKTAASLDGRVALKDGQSKWITGVAARSDVQRLRARSCAMITSIETVLADDPQLNVREFSVVRQPWVVILDSQMRTPCEAKILQQTKVIVIAAKESERRLALEASGAEVRVLADVSGERVDLPALLNLLAQRGCNEVTIEAGGTLNGAFLQAGLVDEMVLYQAPVLLGEGLPLARFTLSQLADQFKPQVFERRMVGVDQRITLRFTHIQSALQGVN from the coding sequence GTGGTTCAAGCTCTTGATTTTTCGATGATGGCCAAAGCCTTGCATTATGCAGCGCTGGGTGAGCGCAATAGCTCGCCCAATCCTTGCGTGGGCTGCGTCATAGTCAAAGATGCTGAGATCATTGGCCATGGTCATAGCCAAGTCGCGGGTGGGGCGCACGCTGAAGTGATGGCGCTGGCCATGGCGGGTGAGGCCGCCTTAGGTGCAACCGTTTACGTGACGCTTGAACCATGCAGCCATTTTGGTAAGACTCCGCCGTGTGCCAACGCTTTAATCGCAGCCGGTGTGGCCCGAGTTGTTGTTGCACTGCGTGATCCAAATCCGCTAGTGGCTGGTCAAGGTTTGGCTCGCTTGGAGCAAGCTGGTATTGAGGTTGAGTTTGGTGTGCTTCATGATGCTGCGCTTGAGCACCACAAGGGTTTTTTTAATCGAATGATTTTAAAAAAGCCTTGGGTCCGCATCAAAACTGCGGCAAGTCTGGATGGTCGTGTTGCGCTAAAAGATGGACAATCCAAATGGATTACAGGTGTTGCGGCGCGCTCTGATGTGCAGCGCTTGCGCGCGCGCAGTTGCGCGATGATTACCAGTATTGAAACCGTACTTGCCGATGATCCACAGCTTAATGTGCGTGAATTTTCTGTTGTTCGTCAGCCGTGGGTCGTGATTCTTGATAGTCAGATGCGCACGCCATGCGAAGCAAAAATTTTGCAACAAACTAAAGTGATTGTCATTGCCGCAAAAGAATCTGAGCGCCGCCTTGCGCTAGAAGCCAGTGGTGCAGAAGTGCGAGTGTTGGCGGATGTGTCGGGTGAGCGAGTTGATTTGCCCGCATTACTCAACCTGCTTGCTCAGCGTGGCTGTAATGAAGTGACTATTGAGGCGGGCGGTACTTTGAACGGTGCATTTTTACAAGCAGGCTTAGTCGATGAAATGGTGCTTTATCAAGCACCCGTTTTACTGGGTGAAGGCTTGCCCTTGGCCCGCTTTACCTTATCGCAATTAGCAGACCAATTTAAACCGCAGGTGTTTGAGCGGCGTATGGTTGGTGTCGATCAGCGCATTACACTGCGTTTTACTCATATTCAATCGGCCTTGCAAGGAGTGAACTAG
- the nrdR gene encoding transcriptional regulator NrdR encodes MKCPFCGSPDTQVVDSRISDEGDTVRRRRRCTICDKRFTTFETAEVRMPQVVKQNGQRAEFDREKVRTSFLRALHKRPVPTPLVDEAISRIIQKVLTVGDREIMSRQIGEMVIAELAKLDKVAYIRFASVYRSFQDVEDFRDVIREVSKE; translated from the coding sequence ATGAAATGTCCATTTTGCGGCTCGCCTGATACGCAGGTTGTTGACTCTCGTATTTCTGATGAGGGCGATACGGTGCGTCGACGTCGACGTTGCACCATTTGTGATAAACGTTTCACCACTTTTGAGACCGCCGAAGTTCGAATGCCACAAGTCGTCAAACAAAATGGCCAGCGAGCCGAGTTTGATCGTGAAAAAGTTCGTACCAGTTTCCTGCGTGCCCTGCATAAACGTCCCGTGCCAACTCCATTGGTTGATGAGGCGATTTCCCGGATTATTCAAAAAGTACTCACCGTGGGTGATCGCGAAATCATGTCACGTCAGATCGGTGAGATGGTAATTGCTGAGCTGGCCAAGCTTGATAAGGTCGCCTACATTCGTTTTGCTTCCGTGTATCGTTCATTTCAAGACGTTGAAGATTTTCGCGATGTTATTCGTGAAGTGAGCAAGGAATAA
- the glyA gene encoding serine hydroxymethyltransferase — MFSKSQTIASYDPDLAAAMAAEVVRQHEHIELIASENYTSPAVMEAQGSQLTNKYAEGYPGKRFYGGCEHVDVIEQLAIDRVKALFGAEYANVQPHSGSQANQAVYFSILKPGDTIMGMNLGHGGHLTHGSPANLSGKLFNIVAYGLNENEEIDYDDMERVALETKPKLLIGGASAYALRFDWARMREIADKVGAYFMVDMAHYAGLIAAGVYPNPVPHAHFVTSTTHKTLRGPRGGIILAKAEFEKSLNSNVFPTLQGGPLMHVIAGKAVAFKEAATEEFKEYQAQVIKNAQAMAATLAERGLRIISGRTESHVFLVDLRPKGLTGKAADAFLGKAHITVNKNAIPNDPESPFVTSGIRIGAPAITTRGFKEAEAIQVAHLIADVLDNPEDQANIDAVSAKVKALTARFPVYVA; from the coding sequence ATGTTCTCGAAATCACAAACTATTGCCTCTTACGATCCAGATCTAGCCGCAGCTATGGCTGCAGAAGTTGTTCGTCAGCACGAACACATCGAATTGATCGCGTCTGAAAACTACACCAGCCCAGCGGTGATGGAAGCGCAAGGATCTCAGCTCACTAACAAATATGCAGAAGGCTATCCAGGCAAGCGCTTCTATGGTGGTTGCGAGCATGTTGATGTGATCGAGCAGTTGGCGATTGATCGTGTAAAAGCATTGTTTGGTGCAGAGTACGCTAACGTGCAGCCACATTCTGGTTCGCAAGCTAACCAAGCCGTGTATTTTTCGATCTTGAAACCAGGCGATACCATTATGGGTATGAACTTGGGTCATGGCGGTCACTTGACGCACGGTTCACCAGCTAACTTGTCTGGTAAATTATTCAATATCGTTGCTTACGGTTTGAATGAAAACGAAGAAATCGATTACGACGATATGGAACGCGTTGCGCTCGAGACTAAGCCAAAACTACTGATTGGCGGTGCTTCTGCTTACGCCTTGCGTTTTGACTGGGCTCGTATGCGTGAAATTGCCGACAAAGTAGGCGCTTACTTCATGGTCGATATGGCTCACTATGCGGGCTTGATCGCTGCAGGTGTGTACCCAAATCCAGTGCCGCACGCGCACTTCGTGACGTCAACAACGCACAAAACTTTGCGCGGCCCACGCGGCGGCATTATTTTGGCTAAAGCTGAATTCGAAAAATCATTGAATTCAAACGTTTTCCCAACGCTGCAAGGCGGCCCGTTGATGCACGTCATCGCTGGCAAAGCGGTTGCGTTCAAAGAAGCGGCGACTGAAGAGTTCAAAGAATACCAAGCGCAAGTGATTAAAAATGCACAAGCAATGGCCGCGACTTTGGCTGAGCGTGGTTTGCGCATCATTTCTGGCCGTACTGAATCTCACGTTTTCTTGGTTGACTTGCGCCCTAAAGGCCTGACTGGTAAAGCAGCGGATGCCTTCTTGGGTAAAGCGCATATCACGGTTAACAAAAATGCGATCCCGAATGATCCAGAAAGCCCATTCGTGACTTCCGGTATTCGTATCGGCGCGCCAGCGATCACAACGCGCGGCTTTAAAGAAGCGGAAGCGATTCAAGTTGCTCACCTGATTGCGGATGTGTTGGACAATCCAGAGGATCAAGCCAATATCGATGCCGTATCTGCGAAAGTTAAAGCATTGACTGCACGTTTCCCTGTGTACGTTGCTTAA